The DNA region TTCctgcttctgttttattttatttgccaCAAGTTCTTCACTAGACATTTGTTTGTGACAGAACTTCTTAATTTCTACAAGTTTCCTGGAGATGAAATCCCTATTGTTCAGGGATCGGCATTGTCTGCTTTACAGGGTACAAATGAGGAAATAGGCAAGAAtgccattttaaaattaatggatgCTGTGGACGAATACATTCCTGACCCTGTACGTCAACTTGACAAGCCTTTCTTGATGCCAATAGAAGATGTTTTCTCGATTCAGGTAAAGAAGGGAcatttagcatactttgtttaGATTATTTGCTCACAAGAACTAAATGCATGACTGCAGCAAGCTTTTAGtgttctctttgttgttttgggaTTTCATTTCCTTAGTTTGTCTTTGAAGCTCTTTCCAAATCTGAAATAGGCTGGTGAACTACTGGGTAACCTTGCATTGATGGTGCTGtaaatttccttcttttctttgtatAAAACTCATGGTTGTATGTTTAAGATGTTTTGACTTTggatttccttttttcttcatgtCATGCGATATTTGCGGTAAACTGTGCATAATTACTGTCTCATTCTTCACTTGGTATTGCTGTAAGATATCTTTTGCTTGCTCATGAAAAAAGTTGTGCTCTCTGGAATCcaactttaatttcaatttttatttttattgaagggACGTGGAACTGTTGCGACTGGCCGTGTTGAACAAGGGACCATCAAAGTTGGCGAAGAAGTTGAAATTTTGGGATTATCAAAAGTAAAATCTAActtgactatttattttttattgcctGTAAAGAATTTCATTTACTTCTGTTTGAAAACTAGTGTAGCTGTGATTTACTGTACTTTTCATTTGAATATTAACCAACAATTTTGGAGGTGATTGTGCTTTCAGTTTAATCTGGATATGAAATTTAAGGAGTGCTCTGGATATTATTGTGCTCCTAATacttgggtgtttttttttttttgcaggatgGTCCCAAGAAAACCACTGTAACTGGTGTTGAGATGTTCAAGAAATTGTTGGATCAAGGACAGGTAAGACTACAGGTTAAGCACTATTTACAATTTAGGCCAAAGAGTCTTCTATGCAGCAGTTATTGAACGATTGATGGGTATGTTTATTTTCCTAGGCTGGAGACAATGTAGGTCTTCTTCTTCGTGGCTTGAAACGAGAAGATGTGCAACGTGGACAGGTAAGCAGCAGGCAGGATTAAGGGTCATTTAGTATTGTGGTaacggttatttttcaaagtgtttttcgcttgaaaatacattaaaataatatttttttatattttaaacttttttttgacaccagtacatcaaaacaatctaaaaacacaaagaaaaaggtaaaaataaaaaataattttttgcaaaagcgtttttgaaacacaaaaacaaacaaactctaaGAGACAAAACTGAAACACTGTTTTTATGGTTTGCAGattcattttatcaaatttataaagTGCACTCTTTCTTATTACTGAATCTgtgatttcaaacaaaaaaatatttgatcattGTGGTTTATACTCTGTAAATTTGgcatttcatttaatattatccGCTTCAATTTGCATTGATAATCTGCAAATTTAGCCTTTCATTTAATATCCACTTCAGTTGGAATCATTATGATCGTTGTTGATCAATGAATTAAAgaagaatctaaaaaaaaaagttatggctTGTATTGATGTTTGAATTTAGGTTTGCTTTACTATCTTTGTTCCCACTTGTTATGTAGGTTATTGCCAAGCCTGGAACTGTGAAGACATCCAAGAGGTTTGAGGCAGAGATATACTCCCTCACGAAGGATGAAGGAGGTCGTCATACTGCCTTTTTCTCCAACTACAGACCTCAGTTTTACTTGCGAACTGCAGATATCACTGGAAAAGTAGAGTTGCCAGAGAATGTTAAGATGGTCATGCCTGGGGACAACGTGACTGCAGTCTTTGAGCTGATCTTACCAGTTCCTCTTGAAACAGGTGTGTTCTGCTAGAACCCTAATTCTGACTTTCTGGTGCAAGTCTTCGATTGATCTTCCTTGGACACAATAACCTGTTTGCTCCTGTCATGCAAACCCTTTGATTGTTATTATCACTGTGTTAAGTTTTTTAGCATATCACATGTGAGAATGACAGTTGCATGACTGAATGAAGAAACTTGGTGTTGTTTCTTAAATCTGAAAATAAGTGATCAACCATGCACTGAATTTATTTCTGATTTTCAAATGGTAACTTGAGTGTACTTGAAGTACTCATGTGCCAAATTCTGCACATTTTATTTCCGTCGTTAATGTTGACTAGGAGCTGTAGCTTTGTTATTGTGGGATTAATATACTGCATGTTCTTGATATGACAGGACAAAGGTTTGCCTTGAGGGAGGGGGGCAGAACAGTTGGAGCGGGGGTAGTCTCAAAAGTGCTTGATTGAGTGTTTGTGATGGTGGACACTAAAAAAGGGGTGGTAAGGACagattattatttgattaaaagaaATGCCATGTGGTGAGTTCTTGGACTGCTTCCATGCAATGTTTTCCTAGGTGCTGCTAAAGAGAGATTGTTAGCGGTCTGAAATGGAGTAAATTTAAGAGGTTATTGTCTTCAACCCCGTCCATTGCCGTACAATTGATCAACGTGGTTTGATCATTTTGTCTTGTctcgttttttttaataatatcccTGTCAAAATAGCAATGGTTTTGGACTCATACACCACGGGAAatcatttttgtttgaaaattcttCTTTCCCAATTTTTTCTGGAGTGAATTGTTGGAATAAGGTGTCTAAACGGCTGGCTGAGACTGTAAAAGTTCATTACAGGAACTGTCTGAATGTCGAAATTACAATCAGTGTAAAATTACCGAGTCTATTCTAATTTCTCTATGCTTTAACAGTGAAAGTCTATTGCAGGATTTGTGCCCGTAACTGGAATGTGCATAAGAACATTTGCATGATTCCCTCTAAAGTTTTTCAAGAGTTTACATTTGCATGATTTCCACTGTCAAAATCCAGAATATTCATGATGAAGCTTCAGAaaccttattttttcatgtcccCACGGAGAGAGATTCTAAAGCCAGCTgctgaataaataaaattaagaaactgTCTttcattaaaatgtttttttttttttttcaaattaattttgttttattgttttaatgtgctatattaaaaataaaatttaaaataatatatatatatatatatatatatatattatatatatatatcagtttaatatatttccaaaaaatATGACTTATCCTGTTTACCAATATTTGCACTGGACTTAATACCTAACAGGAGTGTTGAAAATGACCTCTTTAATGCCATTAACAAATTTGTACGGAGGCTTTTATAGGTTTTctcagatgaaaaaaatataggttcTCTGTTAAAGTTCACACTTCTCATTCATTTACAAAACCGATCATAGAATCTACAAGAACGACCTGAATGATTATGAGATATGACTCGTGACCTCTGGTCATGTAAGACCCATCCGCCATCCCTGTATTAACCACCCAAGCTCAGATGCAGCAGCTGTTTGACTCGAGTCTGCCCATTCAAACATCTGCGCTCTGCCAGTACACATTTGCAGTTCCAGTCTCTACCCAGTCGTACGAAAATATTACATTTTGGCGTCATGTTTCACAACTTCAATCACTTGATGCTCATACAAGCCTCAGTACTGCTACTGCCATCACTGTTACAGCTCTGAAGTATATGTCACGAAAGCTTTTATTCACAATCCCCATTATTTCCTCATCCTTGAGACCTAACTTGCTTGCATGCTTGCTAATGTAAACAACTGTGTCCTTCAATTTACTCACTGCCCAAGAGAGCCAGACCAGCCCAAGACCAACACTGGTGTTGAACAGTTTAGATGCACAGAAGGATACCCTCCCGCAAGCTACCCTGCAGATGATGGAAAAAAGAATGGCAAGGCCAGCCCCAGCAATGCCAACAGAGAACTGGTTCAGAAGCTCAGGAAGTTCAGGGCCAGATTTCTTCAGCAACAAGACAGCTGATTTCCCACGTCGCTTGTCCATCATCAAGGATAGAAGGCTCTCGCATGCATGGAAGTAGTTCCTTTTGTAGAGATCCCTCTCTCTGCCTCCCTTTctattattcttcttttttcggGATGGCTTGATTTTTACAGGGCTGCCAAAAGAAATAACACTATATTAAATgagagcaaaaataaataaatgtaagcATCTAGAAAACCAAATTTACAGAAGGCATGCCTGTACTGTATGTGCACAGCAGCACAAGTAAAAccattatcaaattttatcaagACTTGCGTAAATAAATTTGAGCCAGCTACTCATTTATTTACCCTGTGCAAACACTTCATTATTTAGACTCCTTTCCCCCTTGTACAAACCCAATAAGTCCAGTCATGTTTACCAATGGACCATAACCATCGGCATTAAGACAATAATAAGCTCTCACAGCGTAAAGTTCCCTTCATCagataataccaaacacaagcTGTTTGACAATGTCAGTCATTAACTTATTGTAATTCTCATAGGATGAATGGTAAAGATGTTTGCTAATTGATAGAAGAACCATGCCAatgcagcttttttttttttataatgcttGATCCTGAATGAAAGTGCCAATCACATTGTAGGCTCTGGCCCTTTCTCCATGCTTTCATGGGTACAGACTCTTGCTTAGcaactatatattattattaactctGCCAAACCATTTGCATCATATTACTTTAGTTGTCCAAATGATAGATTTCTTGCAAGCATCTCTATCTATGGCTATATCCTGCAATCGATATAATGGGGTTTTTAATTTATGCCCaattttaatcttgttttttaaactaatttgcTACCATGCATTTCTTTCTAATCAAGCTTGTCTATAGCAAGCTGTTTTTGttcctctttttctctctccttttgttttctttcttttttgttaattaaataaataaaaaattactctgAGCATCCTatcgtttgtttgtttttcactttgcagcaaattttttaatattataatttgcaaCCTAAAATTTAAAAGCAGATAACACTTTACATCCTTAGAAGTTGTTGtcagaaaaaaagtaaaaaaaaaatgtgaatttatttacatgactGCCATTTGAAATAATAACTAAAACCCCTAAGCCTAAAAA from Populus alba chromosome 14, ASM523922v2, whole genome shotgun sequence includes:
- the LOC118041860 gene encoding elongation factor Tu, mitochondrial encodes the protein MASVVLRNPNSKRLLPFSSQIHCCCRGSASTHSSISESLYSSNDRTSSSPWWRSMATFTRTKPHVNVGTIGHVDHGKTTLTAAITKVLAEEGKAKAIAFDEIDKAPEEKKRGITIATAHVEYETTKRHYAHVDCPGHADYVKNMITGAAQMDGGILVVSAADGPMPQTKEHILLARQVGVPSLVCFLNKVDVVSDPELIELVEMEVRELLNFYKFPGDEIPIVQGSALSALQGTNEEIGKNAILKLMDAVDEYIPDPVRQLDKPFLMPIEDVFSIQGRGTVATGRVEQGTIKVGEEVEILGLSKDGPKKTTVTGVEMFKKLLDQGQAGDNVGLLLRGLKREDVQRGQVIAKPGTVKTSKRFEAEIYSLTKDEGGRHTAFFSNYRPQFYLRTADITGKVELPENVKMVMPGDNVTAVFELILPVPLETGQRFALREGGRTVGAGVVSKVLD